Proteins encoded within one genomic window of Thermoanaerobaculia bacterium:
- a CDS encoding patatin-like phospholipase family protein, giving the protein MSAPAPSRRRIALVIGSGSVKCAAALGMQRVLAREHIAVDMVVGCSGGSIYATFLAAGFETEDAVRMTRELWTQEITSRRHTPSLLRAILPGIFGFSEDFGLKNDRLVMRRLQDVFGGRRIEAMPTPLHLTATDFHTGEQVVLSEGNVVDAIRASIAIPFIFRPWKIGERLLIDGFMSDPLPVGVAIREGADIIVAMGFESPYQTAIRSPARFSFQLSSIMTNNLLKSRFAFHNLAHHAEVIPVIPQFSQRIRLFDTEKIPYIIEEGERAAEEQLPYLRRLLAEPATGASRG; this is encoded by the coding sequence ATGAGCGCTCCAGCCCCTTCCCGCCGCCGCATCGCGCTCGTGATCGGGTCGGGAAGCGTGAAGTGCGCGGCCGCGCTCGGGATGCAGCGCGTCCTCGCGCGCGAGCACATCGCCGTCGACATGGTCGTCGGTTGCAGCGGGGGGAGCATCTACGCGACGTTCCTCGCCGCCGGATTCGAGACCGAGGATGCGGTGCGCATGACGCGGGAGCTCTGGACGCAGGAGATCACGAGCCGCCGCCACACGCCTTCCCTGCTGCGGGCGATCCTTCCGGGAATCTTCGGCTTCAGCGAGGACTTCGGCCTGAAGAACGACCGCCTCGTCATGCGCCGCCTCCAGGACGTCTTCGGGGGAAGGCGGATCGAGGCGATGCCGACGCCCCTCCACCTCACGGCCACGGACTTCCACACGGGCGAACAGGTCGTCCTGTCGGAAGGGAACGTCGTCGACGCGATCCGCGCGTCGATCGCGATCCCGTTCATCTTCCGTCCGTGGAAGATCGGAGAGCGTCTCCTGATCGACGGGTTCATGTCCGATCCCCTCCCGGTCGGGGTCGCGATCCGCGAAGGCGCCGACATCATCGTCGCGATGGGATTCGAGAGCCCGTACCAGACCGCGATCCGCTCCCCGGCGCGGTTCTCGTTCCAGCTCTCGAGCATCATGACGAACAACCTGCTGAAGTCGCGGTTCGCTTTCCACAACCTCGCCCACCACGCGGAGGTCATTCCGGTGATCCCGCAGTTCTCCCAGCGGATCCGGCTCTTCGACACCGAGAAGATCCCGTACATCATCGAAGAGGGGGAGCGCGCGGCCGAGGAGCAGCTGCCGTACCTCCGGCGCCTCCTCGCCGAGCCGGCGACGGGCGCCTCGCGCGGATGA
- a CDS encoding STAS domain-containing protein, whose translation MEIAILESGPISVVAIRGSVDGLTAGDLSDAVGAQVRAGRIRLVADFAGVEYISSAGLRALLGALKDARQQGGDFRLAAIRPDVQRVLDLSGFTSILKAFATVEAAVGSFVG comes from the coding sequence ATGGAGATCGCGATCCTCGAATCGGGCCCGATCAGCGTCGTCGCGATCCGCGGGAGCGTCGACGGGCTGACCGCCGGAGACCTCTCCGACGCGGTGGGCGCCCAGGTGCGCGCCGGCCGGATCCGCCTCGTGGCCGATTTCGCGGGGGTCGAATACATCAGCAGCGCCGGCCTCCGGGCGCTCCTCGGGGCGCTGAAGGACGCGCGGCAGCAGGGGGGCGACTTCCGTCTCGCGGCGATCCGTCCCGACGTCCAGCGCGTCCTCGATCTCTCGGGATTCACGAGCATCCTCAAGGCGTTCGCGACCGTCGAAGCCGCGGTCGGGAGCTTCGTCGGATGA
- a CDS encoding ATP-binding protein: MIRRPGTLDHLPELVDFVRDACERSGADASSCFSLRLAVEEVCTNLMRHAYPGGEPGPIEVSVSGDGSRLVVTITDFAPPFSPDDAPSPDLDASWEERRIGGLGWHLVKSVVDEVRYEARPDAGNRLTLVKKTEAAPRDGTEG, from the coding sequence GTGATTCGCCGCCCGGGCACCCTCGACCATCTTCCCGAGCTCGTCGACTTCGTCCGCGACGCGTGCGAGAGATCGGGTGCGGACGCCTCCTCCTGTTTCTCGCTGCGCCTCGCCGTCGAGGAAGTGTGCACGAACCTGATGCGCCACGCCTATCCGGGCGGCGAGCCCGGTCCGATCGAGGTGAGCGTCTCCGGCGACGGCAGCCGCCTCGTCGTCACGATCACGGACTTCGCGCCGCCGTTCTCGCCGGACGACGCTCCCTCGCCGGACCTCGACGCCTCGTGGGAGGAGCGCCGGATCGGCGGCCTCGGGTGGCATCTCGTCAAGAGCGTCGTCGACGAGGTCCGGTACGAGGCGCGCCCCGACGCGGGCAACCGGCTGACTCTCGTCAAGAAGACCGAAGCCGCGCCTCGGGACGGCACGGAGGGGTAG
- a CDS encoding response regulator gives MSRILLVEDNDMNRDMLTRRLQRRGYEVDGAVDGGEAVARAGSADLVLMDLNLPILDGFEATRQIKAVPATRGIPIIALSAHAMADDRDRALAAGCDDFDTKPVDLDRLLRKIEALLSRPAASP, from the coding sequence GTGAGCCGAATCCTGCTCGTCGAAGACAACGACATGAACCGGGACATGCTCACCCGGCGGCTCCAGCGCCGCGGATACGAAGTGGACGGCGCCGTCGACGGCGGCGAGGCGGTCGCGCGGGCGGGAAGCGCCGATCTCGTGCTCATGGATCTGAATCTGCCGATCCTCGACGGTTTCGAGGCGACGCGGCAGATCAAGGCGGTGCCGGCGACGCGGGGGATCCCCATCATCGCGCTCTCCGCGCACGCGATGGCCGACGATCGCGACCGCGCGCTCGCGGCCGGCTGCGACGACTTCGACACGAAGCCGGTCGACCTCGACCGGCTGCTGCGCAAGATCGAGGCGCTGCTCTCGCGCCCGGCGGCCTCTCCGTGA
- a CDS encoding ATP-binding protein, with protein sequence MSDTAAPADTALPPAPREDARPARSVHPIVRLDYFVRIPATFVVFLVMESFFVSAGRGRGFLALAFVYGFMWPHAAYLIGMRSRDSKAAELRCMLVDSFMIGFFAALTGFSLLPCIAFLTSVNAANLSIGGLRLSLRGLGAMIAGAAVSVLAFGLHLNLESSPVTSVFSVLAIVCFSTVFALHSYLQTKRVLRTKQAVQDQKVQLEEQARQVEQARAAAEEAKEAAEAANRAKSAFLANMSHELRTPLNAIIGYSELLEEEAAGGDPEDLVADLQKIRTSGKHLLRLINSVLDLSKIEAGKMSLFVETFEIAKLVEEVASTAAPLVEKKGNRFVVRCDPSLGSLKGDVTKLKQILLNLLSNASKFAEKGEIALVVARETDGEGNWITFRVSDTGIGMTPEQLGKLFQAFSQADAATTRKYGGTGLGLALSKRFCQMMGGDVSVESEYGKGSTFTVRLPTDVGNEEGDATSIHRVNFRALVEQEEERRRALAGKTGPSKD encoded by the coding sequence ATGAGCGATACCGCCGCACCCGCCGACACGGCGCTCCCGCCGGCGCCGCGGGAAGACGCGCGCCCCGCCCGCTCGGTCCATCCGATCGTCCGTCTCGACTATTTCGTCCGAATCCCGGCGACGTTCGTCGTCTTTCTCGTCATGGAGTCGTTCTTCGTTTCGGCCGGGCGCGGGAGAGGCTTCCTCGCGCTCGCGTTCGTCTACGGTTTCATGTGGCCGCATGCCGCGTATCTCATCGGGATGCGGAGCCGCGACAGCAAGGCGGCGGAGCTTCGCTGCATGCTCGTCGATTCGTTCATGATCGGATTCTTCGCCGCCCTCACCGGTTTCTCCCTCCTTCCGTGCATCGCGTTCCTCACGTCGGTCAACGCCGCGAACCTCTCGATCGGCGGGTTGCGGCTGTCTCTGCGGGGCCTGGGCGCGATGATCGCCGGCGCCGCCGTCTCGGTCCTCGCCTTCGGCCTCCACCTGAACCTCGAGTCGAGCCCGGTGACCTCGGTCTTCAGCGTCCTCGCGATCGTCTGCTTCTCGACCGTCTTCGCGCTCCATTCGTATCTCCAGACCAAGCGCGTGCTCCGCACGAAGCAGGCGGTGCAGGACCAGAAGGTCCAGCTCGAAGAGCAGGCGCGGCAGGTGGAACAGGCGCGCGCCGCGGCGGAGGAGGCGAAAGAGGCGGCGGAAGCGGCGAATCGGGCCAAGAGCGCCTTCCTCGCGAACATGAGCCACGAGCTCCGGACGCCGCTCAACGCGATCATCGGATACAGCGAGCTCCTCGAGGAAGAGGCCGCGGGAGGCGACCCGGAAGACCTCGTCGCCGACCTGCAGAAGATCCGGACGTCGGGAAAGCACCTCCTCCGGCTCATCAACAGCGTGCTCGACCTCTCGAAGATTGAAGCCGGCAAGATGTCGCTCTTCGTCGAGACGTTCGAGATCGCGAAGCTCGTCGAGGAGGTCGCGTCGACCGCCGCTCCGCTCGTCGAGAAGAAGGGGAACCGCTTCGTCGTGCGCTGCGACCCCTCGCTCGGTTCGCTCAAGGGAGACGTCACGAAGCTCAAGCAGATCCTCCTGAACCTCCTCTCGAACGCGAGCAAGTTCGCCGAGAAAGGGGAAATCGCCCTGGTCGTCGCGCGCGAGACCGACGGAGAGGGGAACTGGATCACGTTCCGGGTGAGCGACACGGGGATCGGCATGACCCCGGAGCAGCTCGGGAAGCTGTTCCAGGCCTTCTCCCAGGCGGACGCGGCGACGACCCGGAAATACGGGGGAACCGGGCTGGGCCTCGCGCTGTCGAAGCGCTTCTGCCAGATGATGGGGGGCGACGTCTCCGTCGAAAGCGAGTACGGCAAGGGGTCGACGTTCACGGTCCGGCTGCCGACCGACGTCGGGAACGAGGAAGGCGACGCGACGTCGATCCACCGCGTGAACTTCCGAGCCCTCGTCGAGCAGGAAGAGGAACGGCGTCGGGCGCTCGCCGGGAAGACCGGTCCTTCGAAGGACTGA
- a CDS encoding diguanylate cyclase, with the protein MSSTPREDRAAPSRAYDVLLVEDDEPLASGLRETLTSASGSRFRVTHVTRLADALASIDERHFDVVLLDLNLPDARGAVAPRTLQKVAGDVPIVILTGIDDDQLAEENAKAGVQDYLLKNEINGDILVRSLRYAMERSRLLAEAKALSIRDDLTGLFNRRGFLGAAEQQLKTAGRLNEPVLLLFADVDGMKECNDAYGHAQGDNLLKKAARTLRRTFRESDILARLGGDEFAILSLASGLEDSRAIVDRLQRNIDAENLAGIDPVPLSLSVGLAYSDPNTGARLEDLMDQADAWMYDHKRRKKTASADA; encoded by the coding sequence ATGAGCTCCACCCCCCGAGAGGATCGGGCCGCTCCTTCGCGAGCGTACGACGTGCTCCTCGTCGAAGACGACGAGCCGCTGGCCTCGGGCCTGAGGGAAACCCTCACGTCCGCGAGCGGCTCCCGCTTTCGCGTCACCCACGTCACGCGCCTCGCCGATGCGCTCGCCTCGATCGACGAGCGCCACTTCGACGTCGTCCTCCTCGATCTGAATCTCCCCGACGCGCGCGGCGCCGTCGCGCCCCGCACCCTGCAGAAGGTCGCCGGAGACGTTCCGATCGTGATCCTCACCGGGATCGACGACGATCAGCTCGCGGAGGAGAACGCGAAGGCGGGCGTCCAGGACTACCTGCTCAAGAACGAGATCAACGGGGACATCCTCGTCCGGTCGTTGCGATATGCGATGGAGCGCAGCCGTCTGCTCGCCGAGGCGAAGGCGCTCTCGATCCGCGACGACCTGACGGGTCTCTTCAACCGCAGAGGATTCCTCGGAGCCGCGGAGCAGCAGCTCAAGACGGCGGGACGGCTGAACGAGCCCGTCCTCCTCCTTTTTGCCGACGTCGACGGAATGAAGGAGTGCAACGACGCCTACGGCCACGCGCAGGGGGACAACCTCCTCAAGAAGGCCGCGCGGACGCTCCGTCGGACGTTCCGGGAGTCGGACATCCTCGCCCGCCTCGGCGGCGACGAGTTCGCGATCCTCTCGCTCGCGAGCGGGCTCGAGGATTCGCGCGCGATCGTGGATCGCCTGCAGCGCAACATCGACGCCGAGAATCTCGCCGGGATCGATCCGGTTCCGCTGTCGCTCTCGGTCGGACTCGCCTATTCCGATCCGAACACCGGCGCGCGTCTGGAGGACCTGATGGACCAGGCGGACGCGTGGATGTACGACCACAAGAGGCGCAAGAAGACCGCCTCGGCCGACGCGTAG
- a CDS encoding class D sortase translates to MKLSPGNLGTLLFLAVAAAAHASPPLVDGRIDIPRLGVSGTIREGADDDTLRVAVGHVPGTAVPGPTGNVALAAHRYGYFKGLRRVRKGDAITVTTPRGVFHYAVDRIQVVDVTDVAVLDPTPDPTLTLITCYPFDYIGQAPQRLIVRAHRTDAERASGPSRPAEKVRAADSGTPAG, encoded by the coding sequence ATGAAACTCTCCCCCGGGAATCTCGGTACCCTTCTGTTCCTCGCCGTTGCTGCCGCCGCCCACGCTTCTCCGCCGCTCGTCGACGGCCGGATCGACATTCCGCGCCTCGGCGTCTCCGGAACGATCCGCGAGGGAGCCGACGACGACACGCTCCGCGTCGCGGTCGGCCACGTCCCGGGGACGGCCGTTCCCGGCCCGACCGGAAACGTCGCCCTGGCCGCGCACCGGTACGGGTATTTCAAGGGGCTGCGCCGCGTGCGCAAGGGGGATGCGATCACGGTCACGACGCCCCGAGGAGTCTTCCACTACGCGGTCGATCGGATCCAGGTCGTCGACGTGACCGACGTCGCCGTCCTCGATCCGACCCCCGACCCGACGCTGACGCTCATCACCTGCTATCCCTTCGACTACATCGGCCAGGCTCCGCAGCGCCTGATCGTCCGCGCCCACAGAACCGACGCGGAGCGCGCCTCCGGTCCGTCCCGGCCGGCGGAGAAAGTTCGCGCCGCGGACTCGGGGACCCCGGCCGGCTGA
- a CDS encoding AlkA N-terminal domain-containing protein, with amino-acid sequence MALDASTCYRALAARDARFDGRFFTGVTTTGIYCRPVCPAKTPHRENVRFFPCAAAAEKEGFRACRRCRPDAAPGTPAWAGTSATVARALRLISDGILDERPVEALSGRLGVGERHLRRLFRHELGASPAEIAATRRIHFARRLLRETELPVADVAFSAGFGSIRRFNEAFREAFDCTPGVYRRTSEDRPAADRDLTLRLPYQPPYRWGDLARFLSARAIPGVESFENGVYRRSFTDGEFAGALEIRPARRDDALELRVPSVGASELLAISARARRLFDVDADVATIARDLARDRELAPDVRRAPGIRVPGCWDPFEIAVRAVLGQQVTISAATTLVGRLVRALGRPLAVPAGAVTHLFPRPADVAGADLGGIGVPGRRAAALRALAGAFARGEIDALAARGVDAFVEGLTRIPGIGPWTAHYVAMRALSEPDAFPAGDLWLRRLVVPGSTLSEAAVEERSAAWRPWRAYAAFYLWRRGAEKKERTSWKSAN; translated from the coding sequence ATGGCACTCGACGCTTCCACCTGCTACCGCGCTCTCGCCGCCCGCGACGCCCGCTTCGACGGACGCTTCTTCACCGGCGTCACGACGACCGGGATCTACTGCCGTCCCGTGTGTCCCGCGAAAACGCCGCACCGCGAGAACGTCCGGTTCTTTCCCTGCGCGGCCGCGGCCGAGAAGGAAGGATTCCGGGCCTGCCGCCGGTGCCGTCCGGACGCCGCGCCGGGAACGCCGGCGTGGGCGGGGACGTCCGCGACGGTCGCGCGCGCCCTGCGCCTGATCTCCGACGGAATCCTCGACGAGCGCCCGGTCGAGGCGCTCTCCGGCCGGCTGGGCGTCGGCGAGCGCCACCTCCGCCGCCTGTTCCGGCACGAGCTCGGCGCGTCCCCCGCCGAGATCGCCGCGACGAGGCGCATCCATTTCGCGCGGCGCCTCCTGCGGGAGACCGAACTTCCGGTCGCGGACGTCGCTTTCTCGGCGGGATTCGGAAGCATCCGGCGATTCAACGAAGCGTTCCGGGAGGCGTTCGACTGCACTCCGGGCGTCTACCGGCGGACGAGCGAAGATCGCCCCGCGGCGGATCGCGACCTCACGCTGCGACTCCCCTACCAGCCCCCCTATCGGTGGGGCGACCTCGCCCGGTTCCTCTCGGCCCGCGCGATTCCCGGGGTCGAGTCCTTCGAGAACGGCGTCTACCGGCGTTCCTTCACCGACGGGGAGTTCGCGGGAGCGCTGGAGATCCGGCCCGCCCGCCGGGACGACGCCCTCGAGCTGCGGGTTCCTTCGGTCGGCGCATCGGAGCTGCTCGCGATCTCCGCCCGCGCGCGCCGCCTCTTCGACGTGGACGCCGACGTCGCGACGATCGCCCGCGATCTCGCCCGGGACCGCGAGCTCGCCCCCGACGTCCGCCGCGCGCCGGGAATTCGGGTTCCGGGCTGCTGGGACCCGTTCGAGATCGCCGTCCGCGCGGTCCTCGGCCAGCAGGTGACGATTTCCGCGGCGACGACGCTCGTCGGCCGACTGGTCCGGGCGCTCGGAAGGCCTCTCGCCGTCCCCGCCGGAGCCGTGACCCATCTCTTTCCCCGTCCGGCGGACGTCGCCGGTGCCGACCTCGGCGGAATCGGCGTTCCGGGGCGGAGGGCGGCGGCCCTCCGGGCGCTCGCGGGCGCCTTCGCTCGGGGCGAGATCGACGCTCTCGCGGCGCGGGGCGTCGACGCATTCGTCGAAGGACTGACGCGAATTCCGGGAATCGGGCCGTGGACGGCGCACTATGTCGCGATGCGCGCCCTGTCCGAGCCGGACGCGTTTCCCGCGGGAGACCTCTGGCTCCGCCGGCTCGTCGTCCCCGGTTCGACGCTCTCCGAGGCGGCCGTGGAAGAACGTTCCGCGGCGTGGCGTCCCTGGCGGGCCTACGCCGCTTTCTACCTGTGGCGCCGCGGCGCCGAGAAAAAGGAGAGAACCTCATGGAAATCAGCGAACTGA